The Thermofilaceae archaeon genomic sequence CGCATGATCACGAGGCACGGCCTCGACAGGGGCGACCGCATCCTCCTCGCCACCGGGCCTCCCGCACCCCAGAGCGACCGCGTCATCGGCTTCCTCACCGACTTCGTCACCAGGTACTACGGGTCGGACGTCGGGGTGAAGGTGCTCCACCTCAACCCGGCCGAGGGCTTCGAGAGCATGGTCCAGAGCATCGTCCAGGCCGTCAGGGCAGCAGCCGGGGAGGGGGAGAGGGTCGTCTTCAACCTGAGCGGGGGGATGAGGAGCATCTGCATCGCAGCCCTCCTCGCAGCCCAGCTCCTCGCCTCCAGCGGCGCCAGCGTCGAAGCCGAGCTCGAGACCGAGGACTCCAGCACCCTCCTCAGCGTGCCCACACCCCTCCTCCAGCTCCCCCGCGTCGCGAGGGAGCTCACGCCCGAGAAGATCGAGATCCTCCAGGCCCTATCGAAGCGCGAAGCCACCGTCAAGAAGCTCTCCCAGCAGCTGGGCAGAGACGAGTCCACCCTCGCCCGCCACATCCGCGCCCTCGCCTCCCTCAACCTACTCCAGCCCCAAACCCCGAGACCCACAGCCTACAAAGCCACCCAGCTCGCCCTCCTCATCGCCGAAACCCTCAACCCGAAAAACCGGGGCAAACAGCGGAAAGATAACGGAAAGGTGTGAGAACATTCGGGGCCGGGGGTATTTGAGGGTTTTGGACGGGGGTTGGGAACAACGCGGGGAAAACCGTTCCCAACGGGGAACACGCGGCCGCAACCATACACGGAAAAAGGATGTGCGCATAAAGGGAAAATGAAAGCGGGAGAAAAACAGAAGAACTTAAAAACCCCCACACGAGACACACAACGGACGCAATCAAGAGATAATAGAAAGACACCGATGCGCTCCTTCCCGTCGAGCCCGCTCGCGTTGTAGAAGATCCAGTGACGCAATCAAGAGATAATAGAAAGCGAGCGCCTGCCCGCCCCCTGAGAACGCCGCTCCACGCCACGACGCAATCAAGAGATAATAGAAAGCACGGTTACCGGCACGGGATCCCTGCAGCAGGTGGGATGGGTGGACGCAATCAAGAGATAATAGAAAGTCGAACTCGGTTCTAGCCATGAGGGCCTCGTAGGCGAGGGCGCCGAGACGCAATCAAGAGATAATAGAAAGGTGCCCCTACCCCGCCGCACAGCTGTGTAAACGATCCGGCTCAGGACGCAATCAAGAGATAATAGAAAGGCGCTAGGTTCGGGGGCACGTCCGGACGCGCACGCCTAATACGTGGACGCAATCAAGAGATAATAGAAAGCCTCGGTATCGCCGCTACGTACGATGGGCAGTTGTGCGCGACGCAATCAAGAGATAATAGAAAGTTCCGTTCACAACCGTGCCGTCTAGCAGCTTTATTGTGACGCTCCTCGACGCAATCAAGAGATAATAGAAAGTGGGTAAGGCCGTGGAGGCCGGCGCGAAGCTGCACGAGCTGGACGCAATCAAGAGATAATAGAAAGTTTTCAAAAATGACACATGTGTGGCACATAGGTAGTAACACATATATATCGACGCAATCAAGAGATAATAGAAAGCGTTTTTCGATGCAAGGGCCCAGAACAAAATTGTATACTCGCGACGCAATCAAGAGATAATAGAAAGTTGGTTTCTACTTTCTGGGTCATCACAAACCTAGTATAGCTGACGCAATCAAGAGATAATAGAAAGTTGCAGTAATATCCACTTCTACGTTTACAAATCCCTCAGGTTCAGACGCAATCAAGAGATAATAGAAAGCGGCTGGCGGGCGGCGTCGAAGAGGAGCCTCCTCTTCCACCTCCGACGCAATCAAGAGATAATAGAAAGTCGTCAGAACAGCTGCAACCGTGTCCTTGATCACGGCCTTGAGACGCAATCAAGAGATAATAGAAAGCCCGCAGCATCCAAGGCGTTCCTCATCCAGTCGGGCAACCTCTCCCAGACGCAATCAAGAGATAATAGAAAGTTGCGATATGCGGCGGCAGCCCCGCGTCTATTGCTCTAGACGCAATCAAGAGATAATAGAAAGATGAACATAGGACATTTTTACGTCTTCGCCAGCAGTAACTAAAAGACGCAATCAAGAGATAATAGAAAGTCAACCATACCGCACCATGGAGGAGGCGGTCTAACGCGGGACGCAATCAAGAGATAATAGAAAGGTAGGCTTTTGTCCCCACGGTTTCAGCCTTCTTGTCAAAGACTGACGCAATCAAGAGATAATAGAAAGCGTGACAATCGCAAAGCTATGTCGCGCAAGGATCAGATACGACGCAATCAAGAGATAATAGAAAGCATGCTGTCCAGGCACCGGGGCACCGAAGCCGTCGCCGACGCAATCAAGAGATAATAGAAAGGCATCTGGAACACGATCAGCGGAGCACTGCCGCTCATCGGCGTCGACGCAATCAAGAGATAATAGAAAGGCATTCATCGATGAGGTCTTCAAAGGCTCCTCCGAAAGACGCAATCAAGAGATAATAGAAAGCGTGTAGTTCAGGACCGCGACTGTGTCTGCCAGCTTCGTCCCGTGACGCAATCAAGAGATAATAGAAAGTCTACTACCTCTTGGTTCCACTATGGTCTCAGGGGTGAACGACGCAATCAAGAGATAATAGAAAGGAAGAAGTGAGTAAAGCACTGGCTGACGAGGCCATCTCTAACGACGCAATCAAGAGATAATAGAAAGTTGGCCGTTTACACGGCAAGTAACGAAGTCACCACAGATGCGACGCAATCAAGAGATAATAGAAAGTAGGTGCAGGAAAGTCCACATTGGCGATCAAAATGCTACGACGCAATCAAGAGATAATAGAAAGGGTGGAGAAAGGTTTAGCGCAGCCGCCGAAACCCACCCCACGACGCAATCAAGAGATAATAGAAAGCCGGAATTGGTTTGGATATCGTATGTTGCATTAGCATTCGGAATAGGACGCAATCAAGAGATAATAGAAAGCCACCCCCACGTCTTCCTAATCCCTTTCCTCGCAACAACGTACGACGCAATCAAGAGATAATAGAAAGCACCCATACGTGCGTGCCGTTTATCGTTACATCGTTTGTCCAAAGACGCAATCAAGAGATAATAGAAAGAGGGAGAGGACTGAGCAGATAGCTGCAGAGAGAGGTATCCCGTATGACGCAATCAAGAGATAATAGAAAGCCATGCGTGAAATGACACGTTATCGGCGAACCAGCCATCGCTGTCGTGGACGCAATCAAGAGATAATAGAAAGTTACCATGGTGAGAGAGCACCAGCCGGGCATCCCTACAGACGCAATCAAGAGATAATAGAAAGCATTTTGTAATTTTATTTTAAAAGATTTTCTTGAAAAGAATTTAAGACGCAATCAAGAGATAATAGAAAGGGAGCTACTGGCTGCAGGGCATCCACAGGCCCCTGGTCTCGCGACGCAATCAAGAGATAATAGAAAGGTTCACTGTTACTTCAAGTAATGATAACGATATAATAAAATCCGACGCGATCAAGAGATAATAGAAAGACCGTGTAGAGCACGCTCTCACCGCCGCCGGGCACGGCGACCGGGACGCAATCAAGAGATAATAGAAAGCGTCCGGCTCCCCAACCGGCCATGGTGCCGGAAAAGGCGCAAAGACGCAATCAAGAGATAATAGAAAGAACGACCGGCGAATGGTGGTGTTGGCAGTGGTGTTGGAGACGGGACGCAATCAAGAGATAATAGAAAGTTGCTGCAGTAATAAGCTACGCACAGCCTGACGAACTGTCGACGCAATCAAGAGATAATAGAAAGGTACAGCTTGCGCATCACGTGAAAAAACAATAACGTATAGACGCAATCAAGAGATAATAGAAAGTAGGTATATCTCCCACCCCCCTGGAAAAGAGGGCGTGCTCGACGCAATCAAGAGATAATAGAAAGGACGAGAAGCTGCAGGAGGCGGAGGCGGACAACCCGTAACCCCCGGACGCAATCAAGAGATAATAGAAAGGCGTGACATTATTTCTGCTGCAACGCAATCCGTCGTTGCGACGCAATCAAGAGATAATAGAAAGTAGTGAAGCGCCCCTCTGGCGTTACGTTTACCTACCGTGGACGCAATCAAGAGATAATAGAAAGCCAGTGTGGTACCTAGGCTGACGGCCTGCGATTGCCAGACGCAATCAAGAGATAATAGAAAGCTGAACCACCTCCACCTTTTCCTCCTCAACCTCCTCCGACGCAATCAAGAGATAATAGAAAGCAACGCATCGTAGCAGTCGCATAGAACGTAGTCGTCGACACCGACGCAATCAAGAGATAATAGAAAGTCCTCACCCTCTACAACCACACGCCACTTGGCCATTTACGACGCAATCAAGAGATAATAGAAAGAAGCCCTTATCCACGATATCATGCATGATTCCTTTTGCTGACGCAATCAAGAGATAATAGAAAGCGCGCGCGCCTGTGCGCAGAAAGGGCGGCGATCAGCGCGGCGACGCAATCAAGAGATAATAGAAAGGGCGTTGCACCACAGCTGTGGAAACAGTTAACGTGAAGACGTCCTGACGCAATCAAGAGATAATAGAAAGCCTGTCCCGGGAGGAGGAGGCTGAGGTCAGAGCAGCGTGACGCAATCAAGAGATAATAGAAAGCGCCCAAGACCCCGCCACCACCGCCCCCACCGAAGGTGGCGCCAGACGCAATCAAGAGATAATAGAAAGCTTCGCCTTCAGGTAGAGGGCGTTCGGCAGGGTGATGTGGAGACGCAATCAAGAGATAATAGAAAGGCCTGGGCGGTGTGCTCCACGCTGTGCCATCCTCCTTGGAGACGCAATCAAGAGATAATAGAAAGGGGCCAAGGCGGCACGCGGCACGCGGCCGCGCGAGACCCGCGACGCAATCAAGAGATAATAGAAAGTTAGCAGCCCATGCGAGCCTCTCACGCCACGTTAAGACCCTCTGACGCAATCAAGAGATAATAGAAAGTCATGTAAAATTGATGTAATTTAAACAAGAAGGTTAAATCAAGACGCAATCAAGAGATAATAGAAAGCCCCCTCAGGAACGGCTCGAGGAGGCCCGGCGGGACGTGACGCAATCAAGAGATAATAGAAAGGGAAAAAATCGACGTGCTTGCTGCAACTATGTCGTGCTCGAGACGCAATCAAGAGATAATAGAAAGGCCTTCACCCTCGTCAGGGTCAGGTGGACGATATCGGGGACGACGCAATCAAGAGATAATAGAAAGCCAATCGAGCTTTGGCCTATAGAATGCCAATTTACCTAATACGTGACGCAATCAAGAGATAATAGAAAGCCACGAGCTGCGGCTTTGATTAGGAAAAAGTTCACATGTCCGACGCAATCAAGAGATAATAGAAAGAACCATATTCCGTTTTTGAAATGCTCTGCGGCAGCGGCTGACGCAATCAAGAGATAATAGAAAGAGACGGTTCATCGATTGGCTGCTGACAGTCAATAAAGGGACGCAATCAAGAGATAATAGAAAGTATAAATACATAAGTGACATTTACTACGAATCACTACACGAGACGCAATCAAGAGATAATAGAAAGGTCGACCTGTACGGCGGCGAGGAGGCGTGCGAGACCGCGGGCGAGACGCAATCAAGAGATAATAGAAAGAAGCTGGCCGGGCGGCGCTACGTTGTCGTCACCAGCCCGACGCAATCAAGAGATAATAGAAAGAGGACTTCGGGTGGGTTGACCCTGTAGGTCCTCTTCACGGTCTTGGGACGCAATCAAGAGATAATAGAAAGCCTATCGCCGGGCGGCAGCTTCTCGAAGCAGCTGCGGAGCACGAGACGCAATCAAGAGATAATAGAAAGCTGTTGGAAATTCCCACTCACTCATTTTCCTCACCTAATGCTTGGACGCAATCAAGAGATAATAGAAAGCAGCGTGAGCATGGAGGCGAAGAGCTGATATGAGCGCCAGGACGCAATCAAGAGATAATAGAAAGCCACGCGGCCGGCGTCCTCGACGAGGACGAGGTGGAGGAGAGACGCAATCAAGAGATAATAGAAAGCTGCCATCGCCCGAGGCCCTGCTCCCCAGGGTGGAGCTGACGCAATCAAGAGATAATAGAAAGTTTTCACCATTTGTAGGATGTTGGGTCTACCGGCACCCGTGTTCGACGCAATCAAGAGATAATAGAAAGCTCCTTCACGTCCTTCAGGATCCGCTCCCTCTCCTGCGTGGACGCAATCAAGAGATAATAGAAAGCTCGACGCGGTGAAGGAGGGGGGCTGCAGAGCGGTGGTGGGACGCAATCAAGAGATAATAGAAAGCTCGCGTACGCGCTGCCCGGCCCCATGTATATGTTCAACCGACGCAATCAAGAGATAATAGAAAGTCCGCATCCAGTCGAGCCACAAACGGCTATATGTTTCCCCCCGACGCAATCAAGAGATAATAGAAAGATGAGGGATAGAGGGGTTCGCTCTTGATGCGAGACGAAAAAAGAAGACGCAATCAAGAGATAATAGAAAGACCGCGTAGCGGGGCGCAAGCGATTTGAGCAGCTTAGCGACGCAATCAAGAGATAATAGAAAGGCGTAGGTTTGAGGGGATAGCGATGCCGAAGTTCACTGTGAATCGACGCAATCAAGAGATAATAGAAAGTCAGAAATGCGCGGTTCGGAAAGTTAACTGGAAAGTTTTTATGTGACGCAATCAAGAGATAATAGAAAGTTAGAATTTTCAACTCTCACCACTCTCATGACAATATCTCCTTGGACGCAATCAAGAGATAATAGAAAGTGTTATCCGCTGCAGCAAGCGGAGATTCTCCACGTGGATTGTTGACGCAATCAAGAGATAATAGAAAGCACATGATTCTTGAAAATGCTGAGCACAACGGAGAGCAAGGGGTGACGCAATCAAGAGATAATAGAAAGTGGTAGTCAACTACCGCAAAACAACTATACATTGACGCTTTGACGCAATCAAGAGATAATAGAAAGCACTTTTCGTCTGTCGCTCATCACTATCCCCTTTGCGACGCAATCAAGAGATAATAGAAAGGATCTGAACCCTGTGCTCGCCGCCCCCGGTCTTGTAGATGACGAGACGCAATCAAGAGATAATAGAAAGGGAAATTTGTGCGCGTCCATGTACCTGTACAGCACGTAGCGGCCGGTGGACGCAATCAAGAGATAATAGAAAGAAATATGTGTTCTCAGGTGATATCTCGACGGGCATGGCTCACAGCTTTACTATATCGAGACGCAATCAAGAGATAATAGAAAGCACTTTACCACAGCGTTCACCACACGACAAACGATATGTCGGACGCTATCAAGAGATAATAGAAAGTCCGCCAGCAGGCCGCCCAGCCTCCTCTTCGTCATGGGCCCGACGCAATCAAGAGATAATAGAAAGCTCCACACCCAGCCTCTCAGCCAGCCTCTCGAACTCAACCTGACGCAATCAAGAGATAATAGAAAGAAAACGGCGTATACACATACACGTATACCGGCTCCGACTCTGACGCAATCAAGAGATAATAGAAAGGTACTTCTGCGGGTTAGCGTGGAGAGCGTAGAACACCAGCGACGCAATCAAGAGATAATAGAAAGCTCTTCCAGCGTAGAAGGTTCCACGTTCACAACGATTGAGACGCAATCAAGAGATAATAGAAAGCTGGGCAACCTGCTGCTCGGCTGGCTCGCCTCCTGCAGCGGCGGCCTCTGCGGACGCAATCAAGAGATAATAGAAAGAGCAACGAAATCGATTTTTTCATCGAACAACCATTCCCAATCTTGACGCAATCAAGAGATAATAGAAAGGAAGTTGGCTTCAGGGAGATGGGTGGCTTCGCGGGCTACGCCGACCCCGACGCAATCAAGAGATAATAGAAAGAGAGCCGGATTGATCACCCGGCTCCTATAACCGTTTTTCTTTTACGACGCAATCAAGAGATAATAGAAAGAGGTCCGCGCCAGTCACGATCCTGGAGCCCACGCCGGCGACGCAATCAAGAGATAATAGAAAGCCTCAGGGTCGCCGTGTATGCCGCCTACTACGCCCCCCTCTTGACGCAATCAAGAGATAATAGAAAGTCACGGTTTCCGCGGCCTGTACCCACAGCTGCGGGATCCGACGCAATCAAGAGATAATAGAAAGGCCGCACCCCGTGGCACCAGCAATTGCAATATGTTTCGTCCCGACGCAATCAAAAGATAATAGAAAGGGAGGGCGGTGAAGGCGTTCCTACCCAGCTCCATGATGCTCCGACGCAATCAAGAGATAATAGAAAGACCCGGACGTGTCGTTCATGAAAACCGTGAAGCTGAAATACATGGACGCAATCAAGAGATAATAGAAAGAACGTCGGACACGCTTGAAAATTACACAAACAATATGTTTTGACGCAATCAAGAGATAATAGAAAGATTGAAGAGACGTGGGGCTACTCGACTTGGTGATTATCGGGGTCTTCTTCGTACCGTTCTGAGATGTGGCCGTAAGGGGGTGCATGAGCCGTGTGATTGCACGTGATGTGCTGGTCCCGAGCTCAGCCTTCCTCCTAGTGGGGGTGCTGGCATTGCTGTTCGTCTGCCTGTTTGAGCGGGGGAGTGGGCGGATTAAAGTGAACCTCAAGGCGGAGGGGCTGTTACTAATGGCGCTGTTGAGAAGGGTGGTGGGAGGGGTGGTCTGGGCGGGTGGACGCTGGCTGCGGGCGCGGGTCTGGGGCTGCCGCTTGTGCCGCTTCTGGCCGGGGCGGTTTCCGCCTAGGCGGCCGCGTCAGCGATTCTAGCGTCCCTCAGCCTGGCGTCGAGCTTCAGGTACGGGTGGCTCTCAGCCCCCCTCTACGTGGCCCCCACGGCGCTGGTACTCTTGGTCAACCTGGAGCTGCTCAAGCTGGTGGCCTGGTAGACCCTTTCAAACCCCAATTTTCCCCGAGCTTACGGCTGAAGGCTTTTAATCCTCAATTCAGCCTCTTTTCGCGATAGTTGAGCTGGAGCGGGGGATCGAGAGGCGTGTTATACTGGACATCTCAATGGACGTCGATGAGATCGGATTACTCGATGAGTCGGTCTGGAAGGATCTGCCGTTTCCCGAGCAAGCTAGCTTCCCCGACGGTAGGGTCGGCTACTTCATACTCACTGAGGCGGGCTTCCCCTATCTCGCCTACGCGCTCTTCAGCGAGGACGAGCCACGCGACGAGAAGGAGAGGAGTCTGCTGGAGATTAGGTCCATCTGGGTCAACATAACCACGCTGCTGTACAAGAAGCTCCTCCGCCACTACACCTTCACCTACTGGCGCCCCCTGACCTACCACCTGGAGGACGAGATGCGCCGATTCATCGAGTGGGCCGAGAAGCTGACGCTGGAGGACGTTAAGGCGATGCTGGACAAGCTGGAGGAGCTCGAAAAGCAGCAGAAGCCTACGCCCGAGATCGATTACCCGTCGGACGAGGGTTGCCTCAAGAGCATCAAGAACCTAGCTGCATTGCTGTGCTGGCTCCTCGATGAGCGGACAAAGCACTCCAGCATACTTAAGATAGGCGTGACGCCTAGGATTGACGAGCCAGGCGTGGATTGACTGGTTGGGAGGAGTGAGGGCTCGGTATAGGGTGGCTTTGGCGGCCGCGGTCTTACTGTTCATG encodes the following:
- the csa3 gene encoding CRISPR-associated CARF protein Csa3, with the translated sequence MTLFVVTIGFEEKFAVRMITRHGLDRGDRILLATGPPAPQSDRVIGFLTDFVTRYYGSDVGVKVLHLNPAEGFESMVQSIVQAVRAAAGEGERVVFNLSGGMRSICIAALLAAQLLASSGASVEAELETEDSSTLLSVPTPLLQLPRVARELTPEKIEILQALSKREATVKKLSQQLGRDESTLARHIRALASLNLLQPQTPRPTAYKATQLALLIAETLNPKNRGKQRKDNGKV